A DNA window from Amphiprion ocellaris isolate individual 3 ecotype Okinawa chromosome 8, ASM2253959v1, whole genome shotgun sequence contains the following coding sequences:
- the kcng1 gene encoding potassium voltage-gated channel subfamily G member 1: MTLLAGDGSDYDYSALSCASDTSLNRPPQHEEEAHKGAFYKRAQPAPELSTIHENVPLSSARKLHAIINVGGLRYQLPWTTLEDFPLSRLGQLHLCSSFDEIMRICDDYDVTHNEFFFDRSPCAFRTILTFLRAGKLRSLREMCALSFREELLYWGVPEESLEWCCRRRLLQRMEEFEAMERAEEEEEFLEDLLDSDSGQGECVEESRLNRCMGKLRDMVERPHSGLPGKIFACLSVLFVTITAINLSISTMPAMREEEEAGTCSRMCYNIFIVETVCVAWFSLEFTLRFIQDRNKLTFLRQPLNLIDVVAILPYYITLLVDNTSTGEKRLGSGSSYLDKVGLVLRVLRALRILYVMRLARHSLGLQTLGLTARRCTREFGLLLLFLCVAIALYSPLLYLIENEMATTQEFTSIPATYWWAVITMTTVGYGDMVPRSIPGQVVALSSILSGILLMAFPVTSIFHTFSRSYVELKQEQQRLLQRRTHFLLRSRMAGLGSNLSLESDMLFPIGSSDARDMDD; this comes from the exons ATGACCCTGTTGGCGGGCGATGGCTCCGACTATGACTACAGCGCCCTGAGCTGTGCCTCTGATACCTCCCTCAACCGGCCTCCCCAGCACGAGGAGGAGGCTCATAAGGGGGCTTTCTACAAGAGGGCCCAGCCTGCCCCAGAGCTCAGCACCATCCATGAGAACGTCCCCCTGTCCAGCGCCCGCAAACTCCACGCCATCATCAATGTGGGCGGCCTGCGGTACCAGCTGCCTTGGACCACCTTAGAGGACTTCCCCCTGTCTCGGCTGGGTCAGCTGCACCTCTGCAGCAGCTTCGACGAGATCATGCGCATCTGTGACGACTACGATGTCACCCACAATGAGTTCTTCTTTGACCGCAGCCCCTGTGCCTTCCGGACCATCCTGACCTTCCTGAGGGCCGGTAAGCTGCGCTCCCTCAGGGAGATGTGCGCCCTCTCCTTCAGGGAGGAGCTGCTCTACTGGGGGGTTCCTGAGGAGAGTCTGGAGTGGTGCTGCCggaggaggctgctgcagcGTATGGAGGAGTTTGAGGCGATGGAGagagcggaggaggaggaggaattcCTGGAGGATCTTTTGGATTCAGACAGTGGTCAGGGGGAGTGCGTAGAAGAGTCCAGACTCAACCGCTGCATGGGGAAGCTAAGAGACATGGTGGAGAGGCCTCACTCTGGTCTCCCAGGGAAGATCTTTGCTTGTTTGTCAGTGTTGTTTGTCACCATCACTGCTATCAATCTATCCATCAGCACCATGCCTGCcatgagggaggaggaggaggca GGAACATGCTCCCGAATGTGCTACAATATCTTCATCGTGGAGACTGTGTGTGTAGCCTGGTTCTCCCTGGAGTTCACCCTGCGCTTCATTCAAGATCGCAACAAGCTGACCTTCCTTAGACAGCCCCTGAACCTGATCGATGTGGTGGCCATCCTGCCGTACTACATCACGCTGCTGGTGGACAACACCTCCACGGGGGAGAAGCGGCTGGGCTCTGGCAGCAGCTACTTGGACAAAGTGGGCCTGGTGCTGCGTGTCCTGAGGGCCCTGCGCATCCTCTATGTGATGCGGCTAGCTCGCCATTCACTGGGCCTGCAGACTCTTGGCCTGACAGCACGCCGCTGCACTCGAGAGTTCGGACtgctcctcctgttcctctgtGTGGCCATCGCACTGTATTCCCCCCTGTTGTACTTGATTGAGAATGAAATGGCCACCACACAGGAGTTCACTAGCATCCCTGCTACGTATTGGTGGGCTGtcatcaccatgacaacagtGGGCTACGGGGACATGGTGCCAAGGAGCATCCCAGGTCAGGTGGTGGCTCTGAGCAGCATCCTAAGTGGAATCCTCCTGATGGCCTTCCCCGTCACCTCCATTTTCCACACCTTTTCACGTTCCTACGTGGAGCTGaagcaggagcagcagaggcTCCTGCAGAGGAGGACGCACTTCCTGCTGCGGAGCCGCATGGCCGGCTTGGGCAGCAACCTGTCCTTAGAGAGTGATATGCTCTTCCCCATAGGGTCGTCTGATGCCAGAGACATGGACGACTGA